CAAGGATCATGGCAATGCCAAGAAGTATCTCAATGGTGCCGGCGCCATCATCGGGTTTGGCATCAAGGGCGGACTCGAGGCGGGCAGGAAGTTCATCGACAATGTGAAGTTGCTGTCGCACCTGGCCAACATTGGCGACGCCAAGAGCCTGGTTATCCATCCGGCATCCACCACCCACCAGCAGCTGAGCTCTGCGGAGCAGTTGGAGACCGGTGTCAGTCCAGACTTCATCAGGTTGTCCGTTGGCATAGAAGACGTGAAAGACATCATCGCCGACATAGAGCAAGCTCTTAACGCAGCCCAAGCCTAGCTCAGGCAGCCTAAAAAAGCAGAAGGGCGATGCGCAAGCGTCGCCCTTTTCTTATGTGGCCATCTGTCAAGATTTTTCAAAGATCGAGGTGATAAACCTTCTCGTTGGGCATCTTTTTACAGAGGATGCCTTTTCTTGTTCGCGCCAGATTCACGCCGAGTACCGATCCGGTACCTAGAGAAGGTTCGCCATTTTTCGTCCGCCACCTTTGTGGCAAAAGGGTCGTCGCGACTCCTCAGGTTAAGCCCTGGATGTGCGATACATCCTTTGCTCGATACATAGACGCCATAGGATTATTGCCAGCCGCCGCGCCACAGCAGTTATTGCCTTCTGAGCAATCCCAGTCTTGCCAAGCAGGCGATGGTAGAGAGTTTCGGCGTAATGGTCCCTGCTTTTCCACATCCAAGCAGCTTCGATCAGCAGACTGCGCAATCTTGTTTGACCGACGGGCACGAGCCTGCCTGAAGGTGATTTGTTGCCACTTTGCCGAACAACCGGTGCAAGGCCAAGATAGCTAGCCACCTCCTCAGGTCTTGCAAATCGGTCAGGTCGGAACAGCTCCATAGCAAACGTGGTTGCTACTGTTGGCCCCACGCCAGGCACGGACTGCAGGCAAGCCATGCGTTTTGCCAACTCTTCTGATTTTACAAGGCTCTTAAGTTGCGACTCTAACCTGCGCAGCTCTTCCTTGTGAAACGCCAGCTCGCGCAGGTAGCTTTCAAGCGTCATGAGGGCTGCCGGATCCATCGGCATCCCCAACAGCACTTCCGCCACATCACTATGCCAGTTGGTCAGCTCCTTTGGCTCATCAATGCCGAGGAAGAGTAGATGACCTTTGATGCGTTGTTTGCAACGCCTCGCTGAGTCCACCACAGCGTGACGTCTCCGCAACAGGGTGCGACGCGCCTCTTCCTCTGCAGTCGGGATCGCAATGGGCTTGAGCATGCCTTTAGCTGCATAGTGCGCCAGCTTAAGACAATCGAGTCGGTCACACTTAGCACCTGGTGTTACAGCGCGGGGTATCTTGCTAGGAGCAGCAACGATGACTGGAATAGCTGCATTCTGAAGCGCCCGGGCCAGGGAGAAACCCGTTGGCCCGGACTCGTAAGCTACAGCTCCAATACGCACAGACAGGCATTGGAGGAATTGAACGACTGATTCTGATGAAGCAGGAGTGACCAGAGTGATAGCGCGACCATCGGTACGTCGCACCGCGACGTGATAGCTGCGCTTATGAACATCAACCCCGACATAGAAGATGTGAGATTCATACCCTGCGACAAAGTGCTCAGTTCCTGTTAGACTCGTTTTTGCCATGTTGGCCTCCCTCGTTACGGTAACCTGAAGCGGAACACTTCAATGTTACCAGGATGGCCAGCATGGTATTTTTCGTTTAGTATTCCCCGGTCCACTCAGTCCACGACATGTCTACCGAGTCAACCAGGGGGCACAGTAAACCAGTCCTTCAGCCATTACAGCCGCTTCGCTCTGGTTAACAAAAACAAACAACAAACCCGTTGACGCAGTCAAAGTCATTTGCTATAACCACCCTCCGCTGACGAACAAGGCATTTCTCTTCGGCAGCGGCCAACAAAAAAGCATTGACAGCCGAAACTGCCTTTGCTATAAAGTTGAGCTTCGCAGTAACGACGTTCTTTGCAACCGAATAGCTGAACCGGCAGGAAGAAGGGCCACAGGAGCACCTCGCGGTGTTCTGACAGTCTTTCGGGCACGATCTCTGGATCAGGCCACTGCAACATGCCTCGAAAAATTTTTGAAAGAAAATGTTGACAGGCGGCAACGGTTCAGGTAGGGTGCTGAGTCTGTCGCAACACGGCGGCTTGGTCTTTGAAAACTAAATAGTAGACGAAACAGCATTTGCGAGTTTCAAAATGTAACAAGTCAGTTGTTTCAAACTAGAATCGGATTTTCCGGTTTCATTTTAA
This sequence is a window from Geomonas agri. Protein-coding genes within it:
- a CDS encoding IS110 family RNA-guided transposase; this encodes MAKTSLTGTEHFVAGYESHIFYVGVDVHKRSYHVAVRRTDGRAITLVTPASSESVVQFLQCLSVRIGAVAYESGPTGFSLARALQNAAIPVIVAAPSKIPRAVTPGAKCDRLDCLKLAHYAAKGMLKPIAIPTAEEEARRTLLRRRHAVVDSARRCKQRIKGHLLFLGIDEPKELTNWHSDVAEVLLGMPMDPAALMTLESYLRELAFHKEELRRLESQLKSLVKSEELAKRMACLQSVPGVGPTVATTFAMELFRPDRFARPEEVASYLGLAPVVRQSGNKSPSGRLVPVGQTRLRSLLIEAAWMWKSRDHYAETLYHRLLGKTGIAQKAITAVARRLAIILWRLCIEQRMYRTSRA